Proteins from a single region of Synchiropus splendidus isolate RoL2022-P1 chromosome 3, RoL_Sspl_1.0, whole genome shotgun sequence:
- the LOC128756392 gene encoding SH3 domain-containing protein 19-like, with amino-acid sequence MAEARSEEEEESMRDTREQVVRRQANSSEGRARRRKPEHRLSQGPLSSIRAAFKRTSARSSSLSETPGEGDRERERDREREREREQARERGRRRPEITILSAEPLASSSWFPAPSGGFPLPPPPPAQIWGSSIPPSIQPPPSYEEVIREKTQEQVLRPSSSACSLSSSHSASTITIATQTDKGSPLGTPDARERPARPPRPPLPFPRAVSCDGITSDISTKNNLQISDLLIDVSSSSNTVCTPPTGDQPSSPSSTSSGAPGERPQPRPRSKLSAKAVDTKVKVQTLVKLREDGLATLAARAGSKQEVAQGKYLQELLEAFSSDDWGFPEHQDCRSDTEDEEDIEDMSSLKARIQAFEQQHPVVNYGDDGDGTNVGAPKRPEPQPRPRLQSQPAKSPPPIVAPKPKVLSHKPSSKGFWEEESSTGNMGSPDASTESNAEDQNAVESVSNSTSETFSVPQPFKKPEVSPKPMTEPPHSSTPVPSPREREASTAHPKPPPRPTVAPRVSPSTPQPEKTPKRRQTAPTLPPRPTMELICGGQMKPTSQEVETEVQTGVPTKRVVAAPRRASAPALAPKPVGLSQAQPETNVVQVRPAHLTTVTVSKAPAPALRQSSLDSPLPPRPSDVKPLPLRPPPIKAAPGRPPPPSLSSSTKTTCVPAAAPSAGQVSSSLQVQKAQKKGPPLPPRPKPGHPLYNSYTKQEVLIVLDDPSPAPVGDGTSQTAVPLISDSLQCLLDLDTPHEPVQDHVSQSKHHMESIIVSESQVDLVSILPTLATELKEQTDTPVSGPRCVALFDYEGEEEDELTFSQGDVISLLEPVDSEWVRGQIHGRIGIFPLHFANVVEPLVSEKNSSALIESIEPKTSESCVTQADEWAVALFDFPGQTEEDLSFHKGALIQVIEHIDHEWRRGRLEGSEGLYPAAFTQSCCQAWPISEQQPCHKGVAKAVFDFTAESEEELTMKAGDVITEVEAVDEQWIVGVVGGKRGIVPKNYISLDS; translated from the exons GTCGTGCTCGCAGACGTAAACCAGAACATCGGCTCAG TCAGGGTCCACTCTCGTCCATCAGAGCTGCTTTCAAGAGGA CGTCCGCAAGGTCATCGTCTTTAAGTGAGACACCTggtgagggagacagagagagagagcgagacagggaaagagagcgagagagagaacaaGCAAGAGAAAGAGGCAGGAG GCGACCAGAAATCACTATTCTCTCAGCTGAGCCGCTCGCATCTTCTTCCTGGTTCCCGGCTCCTTCTGGGGGCTTCCCTCTGCCTCCGCCGCCCCCTGCACAGATCTGGGGATCTTCAATCCCACCGTCCATTCAG CCACCTCCTTCCTATGAAGAGGTGATCAGGGAGAAGACACAGGAGCAGGTCCTCCGTCCGTCGTCCTCCGCCTGCTCTTTATCTTCGTCACATTCAGCTTCCACTATAACCATCGCCACTCAGACGGACAAAGGATCTCCTCTGGGTACTCCAGATGCTCGAG agagaCCAGCCAGACCACCAAGACCACCGCTTCCTTTCCCACGAGCGGTGTCATGTGATGGCATAACTAGCGACATCTCAACAAAAAACAACCTTCAGATCTCTGACCTTCTCATTGATGTTTCCTCTTCTTCGAACACCGTCTGCACTCCTCCGACTGGTGATCAACCCTCTTCTCCTTCATCCACTTCCTCTGGTGCCCCAGGCGAGCGTCCGCAGCCACGCCCTCGCTCAAAGCTCAGTGCAAAAGCAGTAGACACCAAGGTCAAAGTCCAGACTTTAGTGAAACTGCGTGAGGACGGTTTGGCCACCTTAGCTGCTCGTGCAGGATCCAAGCAAGAGGTAGCTCAAGGGAAGTAcctccaggagctgctggaggcatTCAGCTCTGACGACTGGGGATTCCCTGAACATCAGGACTGCCGGTCCGAcacagaagacgaggaggacatTGAGGATATGTCGTCTCTGAAAGCCAGGATTCAGGCCTTTGAGCAGCAGCATCCCGTGGTTAACTatggtgatgatggagatggcACAAACGTTGGTGCTCCAAAAAGACCTGAACCACAACCCCGTCCACGTCTCCAAAGCCAACCTGCTAAATCCCCTCCGCCTATCGTTGCTCCAAAACCCAAAGTACTATCGCATAAACCTTCAAGCAAAGGTTTTTGGGAAGAAGAAAGTTCAACTGGGAACATGGGAAGCCCTGACGCTTCAACTGAATCTAACGCAGAAGATCAAAATGCTGTTGAGTCTGTCAGCAATTCCACCTCTGAAACGTTCTCGGTCCCGCAGCCATTTAAAAAGCCTGAGGTATCACCAAAACCTATGACAGAACCGCCACACTCCTCCACCCCCGTCCCTTCTCCCAGGGAGCGCGAGGCCTCTACTGCACATCCCAAACCTCCACCTAGACCCACTGTTGCCCCTCGAGTCAGTCCAAGTACTCCACAGCCAGAGAAGACCCCCAAACGTCGGCAGACAGCCCCAACACTACCACCCAGGCCCACCATGGAACTCATTTGTGGGGGTCAAATGAAGCCTACAAGCCAAGAGGTCGAGACTGAAGTCCAAACTG GTGTCCCGACCAAACGGGTGGTGGCTGCACCACGCAGAGCCAGCG CTCCAGCTCTGGCCCCAAAGCCTGTCGGACTTTCTCAGGCTCAGCCCGAAACAAATGTGGTCCAAGTCAGACCTGCCCATCTCACGACGGTGACAGTATCTAAAGCTCCAGCACCGGCCTTGAGGCAAAGCTCTCTGGACTCGCCCCTCCCACCACG GCCCTCTGATGTGAAGCCCCTCCCTCTACGCCCACCTCCTATCAAGGCTGCACCAGgtcgcccccctcctccctcactcAGCAGTTCAACCAAGACCACTTGCGTTCCCGCTGCTGCACCCTCTGCCGGCCAGGTTTCGTCATCACTCCAGGTTCAAAAGGCACAGAAGAAAGGGCCTCCACTGCCTCCCCGCCCCAAGCCTGGACACCCCCTCTATAACAGCTACACT AAACAGGAGGTTCTTATCGTCCTGGACGACCCGAGTCCTGCTCCTGTGGGCGACGGGACAAGTCAAACCGCCGTTCCTCTCATTTCTGACTCACTGCAGTGTCTGCTGGACCTGGACACTCCGCATGAGCCCGTTCAAGATCATGTCAGCCAGTCCAAACACCACATGGAAAGCATCATCGTGTCCGAGTCCCAGGTCGACTTGGTG TCCATCTTGCCGACGCTGGCGACTGAGCTGAAGGAGCAAACCGACACTCCTGTCAG TGGTCCTCGGTGCGTCGCCTTGTTTGACTACGaaggggaggaagaggacgagctGACCTTCTCGCAGGGCGATGTCATCTCCCTGCTGGAGCCCGTCGACAGCGAGTGGGTCCGTGGACAGATACACGGACGTATTGGgatttttcctctgcattttgcCAACGTGGTGGAGCCTCTTGTCTCGGAGAAGAACTCCTCTGCATTGATCGAAAGCATTG aacCCAAGACCTCTGAAAGCTGCGTAACACAG GCAGATGAATGGGCAGTAGCTCTCTTTGACTTCCCTGGTCAGACTGAAGAAGATCTTTCTTTCCACAAGGGGGCGCTCATTCAAGTTATCGAGCACATCGACCAtgagtggaggagaggaagacttGAGGGCAGCGAGGGTCTTTACCCTGCTGCTTTCACACAGAgctgctgccaag CTTGGCCAATCAGTGAGCAACAGCCATGTCATAAGGGCGTGGCCAAAGCCGTCTttgacttcacagcagagagCGAAGAGGAACTCAcaatgaag GccggtgatgtcatcactgaggTGGAGGCTGTGGACGAGCAGTGGATTGTGGGAGTTGTGGGCGGGAAGCGTGGGATCGTACctaaaaattacatttcacttgattcatga